A single Xenopus laevis strain J_2021 chromosome 3S, Xenopus_laevis_v10.1, whole genome shotgun sequence DNA region contains:
- the tmcc3.S gene encoding transmembrane and coiled-coil domain protein 3, translated as MPGSDTGIAVDRTYSDSERHRRCKIKVDRSEMNTLSLPLNIRRGGSDTNLNFNIPEGILDFHKVKLTTDSLKQKILKVTEQIKIEQTARDGNVAEYLKLVNSADKQQAGRIKQVFEKKNQKSAHSIAQLQKKLEQYHKKLKEIEQNGSANKSSKDISKDLQHSLKDVTNSSRPSGQVESSKMGVPGVSLTPPMFVFNKSREFANLIRNKFGSADNISHLKNTLDDFHSETNSRNLSGSATIVTKPKYASDDECSSGTSGSADSNGNQTFDIGRTNVSDSHGNLSVFLEELREIKEAQSQLTEDIEDLKVHFKRDYSLISQTLQEERYRYERLEDQLNDLTDLHQHETANLKQDLASIEEKVAYQAYERSRDIQEALESCQTRVSKLELHQQEQLSIQSETVNAKVLLGKCINILLALITVVLVCVSTIAKFVAPMMKSRLHIIFTFFAVTLLAIVCKNWDHIVCAIERTIMPR; from the exons GTGGACAGATCTGAAATGAACACCCTCAGCTTGCCTCTCAACATCAGACGAGGAGGATCAGACACCAACCTTAACTTTAATATACCGGAGGGCATTCTAGACTTTCACAAAGTCAAACTTACTACTGACAGCTTGAAGCAAAAAATCCTGAAAGTCACAGAACAGATTAAGATTGAACAAACTGCACGTGATGGTAATGTGGCTGAGTATTTAAAGCTGGTTAACAGTGCTGACAAGCAGCAGGCTGGACGTATAAAACAGGTATTTGAAAAAAAGAACCAGAAATCTGCTCATTCTATAGCTCAACTGCAGAAAAAACTTGAGCAGTACCACAAAAAGCTAAAGGAAATTGAGCAGAATGGGTCTGCTAATAAAAGCTCTAAAGACATTTCCAAAGACCTGCAACATTCTTTAAAAGATGTGACGAACAGTAGCCGCCCTTCTGGCCAAGTAGAGAGCAGTAAAATGGGTGTTCCTGGTGTATCATTGACGCCACCAATGTTTGTGTTTAACAAGTCCCGGGAGTTTGCAAATCTGATCCGTAACAAGTTTGGAAGTGCTGATAATATTTCTCATCTAAAAAACACTCTAGATGACTTTCATTCAGAAACGAATTCCAGAAACCTGAGTGGGAGTGCAACAATAGTCACCAAGCCAAAATATGCAAGTGACGATGAGTGCTCGAGTGGGACCTCAGGTTCTGCAGACAGCAATGGTAACCAGACGTTTGACATTGGTAGGACAAATGTCAGCGATAGCCATGGCAATCTCTCAGTGTTTCTAGAAGAGTTAAGAGAAATTAAAGAAGCCCAGTCACAGCTAACTGAAGATATTGAGGATCTGAAAGTACATTTCAAAAGAGACTATAGTTTGATTTCCCAAACATTACAAGAGGAAAGATACAG GTATGAAAGGCTTGAAGACCAACTCAATGATTTAACGGATCTCCATCAACATGAGACGGCCAACCTGAAACAGGACTTGGCAAGCATTGAAGAAAAGGTTGCCTATCAGGCTTATGAACGATCTCGGGATATTCAG GAAGCGCTGGAATCCTGCCAGACACGAGTTTCTAAACTGGAGCTCCACCAGCAAGAACAGCTTTCTATACAGTCGGAAACTGTGAATGCCAAAGTACTCCTGGGCAAATGTATAAACATACTTCTCGCCTTAATCACCGTTGTATTGGTGTGTGTCTCGACTATTGCAAAATTTGTTGCTCCCATGATGAAGAGCCGCCTTCACATAATATTTACCTTCTTTGCTGTGACATTGCTTGCCATTGTTTGCAAAAACTGGGACCATATAGTATGTGCTATTGAAAGGACCATCATGCCAAGATGA